A region from the Candidatus Nitrosotenuis cloacae genome encodes:
- a CDS encoding nuclear transport factor 2 family protein: MDSLDLIREFYSAFKAKDSQAYVGMCDDNIEWTVMDGMPSGGTFVGKKAVFEGYFPSMLSNFSDFHAVADEFLAADGGAIVLGRYIGTAKNTGKKFESRFAHVYVVSGGKITKFRQYADTHKIQNAIRRE; encoded by the coding sequence ATGGACAGTCTGGATCTGATCAGGGAGTTTTATTCCGCATTCAAGGCAAAGGACAGCCAAGCCTACGTCGGAATGTGCGATGACAACATAGAATGGACCGTAATGGACGGCATGCCGAGCGGCGGCACCTTTGTTGGCAAAAAGGCAGTCTTTGAGGGATATTTTCCAAGCATGCTGTCCAATTTCAGCGATTTCCATGCAGTTGCAGACGAGTTTCTGGCAGCAGATGGAGGGGCTATAGTTCTTGGAAGGTACATTGGCACGGCAAAAAATACCGGCAAAAAGTTTGAGTCAAGGTTTGCGCACGTATATGTTGTGAGCGGCGGCAAGATTACAAAGTTCAGACAGTATGCTGATACGCACAAAATTCAGAACGCAATAAGGCGGGAATAG
- a CDS encoding helix-turn-helix transcriptional regulator produces MTDHYEEAANNFLELSSQQRLHIIFRLLEKKSKVTSMAKDLGATVQEVHRNFARLEDGGFITKDMDGYYSLTTYGKTICSQMPSIIFLSQNRKYFEDHNFGNIPSKFIMRIGQLANSTHIKSVVKILEQWKSIYKNADKYIYEILTEIPLDIIEPKVKRIEKGVKFNYILSESAIIPKGRKKLLQKLNYDKLIEKGLVERKMQKNVQVLVVLNEKEACVSFPNIEGEPEMTEMFYSTDPMFHEWCLDYFRYTWYESEIFQENKLRE; encoded by the coding sequence ATGACAGATCACTATGAGGAGGCGGCAAACAATTTTCTGGAACTATCCAGCCAGCAGAGGCTGCACATAATATTTCGATTACTGGAAAAAAAGTCAAAGGTGACCTCGATGGCAAAGGATCTGGGGGCTACGGTACAGGAGGTACACAGGAACTTTGCGCGCCTGGAAGACGGCGGATTCATCACAAAGGACATGGACGGGTATTATTCCCTTACCACCTACGGCAAGACCATATGCTCGCAGATGCCGTCCATAATATTTCTGTCACAGAACAGAAAATACTTTGAGGATCACAATTTCGGCAACATCCCCTCCAAATTCATCATGAGAATAGGGCAGCTTGCGAATTCCACCCACATCAAGAGTGTGGTAAAGATACTTGAGCAATGGAAATCGATATACAAGAACGCAGACAAGTACATCTATGAGATACTCACCGAGATACCGCTTGACATAATCGAGCCAAAAGTCAAGCGGATTGAAAAGGGCGTAAAATTTAACTACATTTTATCCGAGTCCGCAATAATTCCCAAGGGGAGAAAGAAGCTGCTGCAAAAGCTAAACTACGACAAGCTGATTGAAAAGGGCCTAGTAGAAAGAAAGATGCAAAAAAATGTCCAAGTCTTGGTCGTTCTCAACGAAAAGGAGGCATGCGTCTCGTTTCCTAACATCGAGGGGGAGCCGGAGATGACAGAGATGTTCTACAGCACGGATCCGATGTTCCACGAGTGGTGTCTTGACTATTTCAGATACACCTGGTACGAATCCGAGATATTCCAAGAAAACAAGCTTCGGGAATAG
- a CDS encoding NAD-dependent epimerase/dehydratase family protein, with amino-acid sequence MNPQKSPYDILVTGATGFIGSRLLDSLIGRGYTVKALSRRNKPDLQNIMFVRADLFDERQLESALAGINTAYYLVHSMEGDKKHWREFASRERKQAQNFLKAATNAKVKRIIYLGGLVNESLDLSPHMKSRKEVGEILASGDIPVTQLRASLIIGAGGGSYAMLRYLVERLRIMVCPKWIKSVAQPIAVDDVIEYLIGCMEHPETAGRTFDIGGTEKMTYEQLMRVYSAYLDKKLFVLHIPFLTTRLSSYWVDLITPVKASLARPLIDSLVHDTVVKDDSITKIIPLNLKSVREAIHIATEQMRENPPPEEIGESRTSFVANQRLLVLSMVAMSMIGTTYYWLDDRADVYNSAWIAISAAWFAVIMISIIFVSNKTRLGYLMAGVLSWVTLGFWLFDNSYVVFHDSVLARQPSLPMTIRNFVGVGIAIIAIAASHNVFHKIQSYQFRGRPA; translated from the coding sequence ATGAATCCTCAGAAATCGCCTTATGATATACTGGTTACAGGAGCCACTGGATTCATCGGCTCCAGACTGCTTGACTCATTGATTGGCAGAGGATACACCGTAAAGGCCCTCTCTCGAAGGAACAAACCCGACCTACAAAACATCATGTTTGTAAGAGCGGATCTATTTGACGAGAGACAACTTGAATCGGCCCTAGCTGGAATCAACACTGCGTATTATCTGGTACATTCGATGGAGGGTGACAAAAAACACTGGAGAGAGTTTGCCTCAAGGGAACGAAAACAAGCTCAGAATTTTCTAAAGGCCGCCACCAACGCCAAAGTAAAACGCATAATCTACCTTGGCGGACTGGTCAACGAAAGCCTGGATCTCTCACCTCACATGAAAAGCAGAAAGGAGGTCGGAGAAATTCTTGCATCTGGAGACATACCTGTGACGCAGCTTCGTGCCTCACTTATCATCGGTGCAGGTGGAGGCTCGTACGCTATGCTGCGGTATCTCGTTGAGCGACTCAGGATAATGGTGTGCCCAAAATGGATAAAATCAGTAGCTCAGCCAATTGCAGTCGATGACGTAATAGAATATCTGATTGGATGCATGGAGCATCCGGAAACCGCCGGCAGAACATTTGACATAGGGGGCACGGAAAAGATGACATACGAACAGCTAATGCGTGTCTATTCGGCGTATCTTGACAAGAAACTATTCGTACTGCATATTCCGTTTCTCACTACAAGGCTGTCCTCGTATTGGGTGGATCTGATCACTCCAGTCAAAGCATCTCTTGCAAGGCCGCTTATCGACAGTCTAGTTCATGACACTGTAGTAAAGGATGATTCTATAACCAAAATAATTCCATTAAATCTTAAATCTGTACGGGAGGCAATCCACATAGCTACGGAGCAGATGAGAGAAAATCCCCCTCCTGAGGAGATTGGGGAAAGCAGGACGAGCTTTGTGGCAAATCAGCGCCTGTTGGTGCTATCAATGGTTGCAATGTCGATGATCGGAACTACCTATTACTGGCTTGACGACCGTGCAGACGTGTACAATTCCGCCTGGATTGCCATTTCGGCCGCATGGTTTGCAGTCATAATGATCTCAATAATATTCGTGAGTAACAAGACACGGCTTGGCTACCTGATGGCAGGAGTACTGTCTTGGGTCACGCTTGGATTCTGGCTATTTGACAACTCTTATGTGGTGTTCCATGACTCTGTTCTAGCAAGGCAGCCAAGCCTGCCGATGACTATCAGAAACTTTGTCGGCGTCGGCATAGCCATTATTGCAATTGCAGCATCTCACAACGTGTTTCACAAGATACAGTCGTACCAGTTTCGGGGAAGGCCTGCGTAA
- a CDS encoding cobalamin B12-binding domain-containing protein, whose translation MVYLRAKVVKGEKYLYLVRSVWDAERSTSKQETVKYLGKASDITKDDIPHEYRNDPKIVSFLASDEAMDLKKREEMLSDLRDQLFRCFMRGDVEDAKKVYDDYSVHSGTANFFERILTPVMYKVGDLWARNKISIADEHVCSNVANTLVKTIFESNMTRPTKKKVLVCTPEGEHHNLGANILESHLSCHGFKVYNLSPSEPHESIVRYIESTKPDAVFVSITLTDNIKPGQRLVKKIRERTAVPVFVGGQAVREGSAKFEAEVIRDSSLKSLQKIIA comes from the coding sequence ATGGTTTACCTGCGTGCCAAGGTTGTCAAGGGCGAAAAGTACCTTTACCTAGTTAGGAGTGTCTGGGATGCAGAGAGGAGCACATCTAAACAAGAGACCGTAAAGTATCTGGGTAAGGCGTCAGACATTACCAAGGACGACATACCACATGAGTATAGGAACGATCCCAAGATAGTCTCGTTTCTTGCATCAGACGAGGCAATGGATCTCAAAAAGAGAGAAGAGATGCTCTCGGATCTAAGAGATCAGCTATTCCGTTGCTTTATGCGCGGAGATGTTGAGGATGCAAAAAAGGTATATGACGATTACAGTGTGCATTCCGGCACTGCTAACTTTTTTGAGAGGATCTTGACCCCGGTCATGTACAAGGTAGGCGATCTCTGGGCCAGAAACAAGATCAGCATAGCAGACGAACATGTGTGTAGTAATGTTGCAAACACACTGGTCAAGACCATATTTGAGAGTAACATGACGCGCCCCACAAAAAAGAAGGTACTTGTGTGCACCCCAGAAGGCGAGCACCACAATTTGGGTGCAAATATTCTAGAGTCACACTTGTCGTGTCACGGATTCAAGGTATACAATCTGTCCCCGTCTGAGCCGCATGAATCCATCGTAAGATATATCGAGTCGACAAAACCGGATGCAGTGTTTGTTTCCATCACACTCACCGACAACATCAAGCCCGGCCAGAGGCTCGTAAAGAAGATCAGGGAGAGGACGGCTGTACCAGTTTTTGTTGGAGGCCAGGCAGTCAGAGAAGGCAGCGCCAAATTCGAAGCCGAGGTGATCCGAGATTCTAGCCTGAAAAGCCTCCAAAAGATCATTGCGTGA
- a CDS encoding type II toxin-antitoxin system RelE family toxin, whose product MAWQVIWSEKSVKQLEKIDVKDAQKIYDSVLSCVDDPFKAVVRLQNSPFFRMRVGNYRVILDLQQNRMIIFVVETDHRSKIYKKY is encoded by the coding sequence ATGGCCTGGCAAGTCATCTGGTCTGAGAAATCTGTAAAACAACTAGAAAAAATCGATGTAAAGGATGCACAAAAGATCTATGATTCGGTATTGAGCTGTGTAGATGACCCATTCAAAGCAGTAGTGAGATTACAAAATTCACCGTTCTTCCGCATGCGGGTAGGAAATTATAGAGTCATTTTGGATTTACAACAAAACAGAATGATCATCTTTGTAGTGGAAACGGATCATCGAAGCAAAATCTACAAGAAATATTGA
- a CDS encoding DUF7557 family protein: MEQSTIKLSKKIKNDLKKQMNYPGETYEDVITRLLNIIQEDDVLSKQAIKNIEEGIADIKAGRVYTSEQVKKRLGLR; encoded by the coding sequence ATGGAACAAAGCACGATCAAGCTCTCAAAAAAGATCAAAAATGACCTAAAAAAACAAATGAATTATCCAGGGGAAACATATGAAGACGTCATAACCCGATTGCTCAACATAATCCAAGAGGATGATGTACTTAGCAAGCAAGCGATCAAAAATATCGAGGAGGGCATTGCAGACATTAAAGCGGGACGTGTCTATACCTCAGAACAAGTCAAGAAAAGATTAGGATTAAGGTAG
- a CDS encoding HpcH/HpaI aldolase/citrate lyase family protein, whose product MTRLFRSLLFVPGNNPRFLEKAKSIPADIVCFDLEDSVPDSEKHNARKLIGEALKSRSQYAASIYVRTNSPASGKIPDDLNAVVQKGIDGIVIPKVNTAKELQKIVKMMLTLEKKRKTGRLSVIPSIESAQGVVNTYEIASCNRVEAVVFGVFDLLNDMRIEYTKQPEGAKYSRAKVPVDARAAGVHAIDAIWQDLNDKEGLKQDCVIGKQLGYVGKSIIHPDQIAVAHDLFAPNKSELEWAQKVCDTYVKSTKKGRGATVVDGRMIDEVHYKQAKALLDLVKE is encoded by the coding sequence ATGACGAGGCTTTTTCGCAGCCTACTATTTGTTCCAGGTAACAACCCAAGATTCCTAGAGAAGGCAAAGTCCATCCCTGCCGACATAGTCTGCTTTGATCTTGAGGACTCTGTTCCGGACTCTGAGAAACACAACGCGCGCAAGCTAATTGGAGAGGCGCTAAAGTCGCGCTCGCAATATGCTGCCAGCATTTATGTGAGGACTAATTCGCCTGCATCGGGAAAGATACCTGACGACCTGAACGCAGTGGTCCAAAAGGGGATTGATGGAATCGTCATACCAAAGGTAAACACCGCAAAGGAGCTGCAAAAAATTGTAAAAATGATGCTCACGCTGGAGAAAAAACGCAAAACAGGCCGGCTGTCTGTCATTCCGTCAATAGAGTCGGCTCAGGGCGTCGTGAACACGTACGAGATTGCATCCTGTAACAGGGTGGAGGCAGTCGTATTTGGGGTGTTTGACCTTCTAAACGACATGAGAATCGAATACACAAAACAGCCAGAAGGCGCAAAATATTCGCGAGCAAAGGTCCCAGTAGACGCAAGGGCCGCAGGAGTACACGCAATCGACGCAATATGGCAGGATCTAAATGACAAGGAGGGACTAAAGCAGGACTGTGTAATAGGAAAGCAACTTGGATACGTCGGAAAGAGCATAATACATCCTGACCAAATTGCAGTGGCGCATGACCTGTTTGCCCCAAACAAGTCTGAGCTGGAATGGGCACAAAAGGTATGTGATACCTATGTTAAGTCAACCAAAAAGGGAAGAGGGGCCACGGTAGTTGACGGCAGAATGATTGACGAGGTACACTACAAGCAGGCAAAGGCGCTTCTTGACTTGGTCAAAGAATGA
- a CDS encoding zinc-binding dehydrogenase: MKGVVYEEYAPDDNYARILKVKEVADPKPKPNEVVFKVKAAALNYNDIWGMRGQPVAVPLPHISGSDAAGDVIAVGEDVTTIKVGDRVVSHSNMSCRVCKACTDGREFDCTKRTIWGFQTGPTWGAYSEITHLPEVNVLKIPDNVSYDQAAAASMTLLTSWHMLVGRAKIKPGQTVLIMGGGSGVGTFGIQIAKLYGCTVIATASGDKLDKCTQLGADYAVDHRKEDWSKEVFKITKDIAKASGGVPGIDVSFDHIGQTHWNQQLTLLKYGATLVSCGATTGYDGKTDLRHIFFKGTNILGSTQGTRAELEDGLYWMGKGKIKSIIDSTYSFEQAAEAHTKMLTGKGLFGKILLKPEGV; the protein is encoded by the coding sequence ATGAAGGGCGTTGTCTATGAAGAATATGCACCAGACGATAACTATGCACGAATTCTCAAAGTAAAGGAAGTAGCAGACCCAAAGCCAAAACCAAACGAGGTAGTCTTCAAGGTAAAGGCGGCGGCCCTAAACTATAACGATATCTGGGGAATGCGCGGACAACCAGTCGCAGTACCATTACCACACATTTCAGGCTCCGATGCAGCAGGCGACGTAATCGCAGTAGGTGAGGATGTGACCACAATCAAGGTCGGAGACAGAGTAGTGTCTCATTCCAACATGTCCTGCAGAGTATGCAAGGCTTGCACAGACGGACGCGAATTTGATTGCACAAAGAGAACCATCTGGGGATTCCAGACAGGTCCGACTTGGGGCGCTTATTCAGAAATTACCCATCTTCCAGAAGTTAACGTTCTAAAGATTCCAGACAATGTAAGCTATGATCAGGCAGCCGCAGCATCAATGACACTGCTGACATCATGGCACATGCTTGTAGGCAGAGCCAAGATAAAGCCGGGCCAAACCGTCCTGATAATGGGTGGAGGCTCTGGCGTGGGCACGTTTGGAATCCAGATTGCCAAGCTGTACGGCTGCACCGTAATTGCAACTGCAAGCGGCGACAAACTGGACAAATGCACCCAGCTTGGCGCAGATTATGCAGTGGACCACCGAAAAGAGGACTGGAGCAAAGAGGTATTCAAGATTACAAAAGATATTGCAAAGGCATCCGGCGGAGTGCCCGGAATCGATGTGTCATTTGATCACATCGGCCAGACACACTGGAACCAGCAACTCACGTTGCTAAAGTATGGTGCAACACTGGTGTCATGCGGCGCAACAACTGGCTATGATGGAAAGACCGACCTCAGACACATCTTCTTCAAGGGAACAAACATCCTTGGTTCGACACAGGGAACAAGAGCAGAGCTTGAAGACGGTCTGTACTGGATGGGTAAGGGAAAGATAAAGTCAATCATCGACTCTACATACTCCTTTGAGCAGGCAGCGGAGGCACACACAAAAATGCTGACAGGCAAGGGCCTCTTTGGAAAGATCCTGCTAAAACCAGAAGGCGTCTAA
- a CDS encoding DNA-binding protein — translation MSYEQDEPNPQQEAQIAAQKEVILKQLLSPEARLRLNNVRMVKPDLAALVENYLIGMASQGRLNSQISDDQLKQILMSVQQPKRDFKINRR, via the coding sequence ATGAGCTATGAGCAAGACGAGCCAAATCCTCAACAAGAAGCACAGATTGCCGCGCAAAAGGAAGTCATTCTAAAACAACTGTTGTCCCCTGAAGCAAGGCTCAGACTGAACAACGTTCGAATGGTAAAACCTGATCTTGCCGCACTGGTGGAAAACTACCTGATTGGAATGGCCTCGCAGGGAAGGCTCAACTCACAGATCTCAGACGATCAGCTAAAGCAGATCCTCATGTCTGTACAGCAACCAAAACGCGATTTCAAAATAAACAGGCGATAA
- a CDS encoding 30S ribosomal protein S19e: protein MAKAYDVPADILIAKLAEILKGENIGKPEWANFVKTGSHAQRPPHEKDWWYTRCASVLRKIYLHGPVGINDLRAEYGGSKAVGYAFSHHRDAGGAIIRNAIHELEKLGYVEKVAGKGRVISHQGMKKLDRLASEILDELAVQNPLLKIYS, encoded by the coding sequence ATGGCAAAGGCCTACGACGTTCCAGCGGACATACTGATAGCAAAGCTAGCCGAGATACTGAAGGGCGAAAACATCGGCAAGCCTGAATGGGCAAACTTTGTCAAGACCGGTTCTCACGCGCAAAGGCCGCCACACGAAAAAGACTGGTGGTACACCAGATGCGCATCAGTACTTCGCAAGATCTACCTTCATGGACCTGTCGGAATAAACGATCTAAGAGCGGAATACGGAGGCTCCAAGGCAGTAGGATACGCGTTCTCCCATCACAGAGATGCAGGTGGAGCAATCATTCGAAATGCAATTCACGAGCTTGAAAAATTAGGTTATGTTGAAAAAGTTGCAGGAAAAGGACGAGTAATCTCTCACCAGGGAATGAAAAAGCTTGACAGACTCGCATCAGAAATACTTGACGAGCTTGCTGTGCAAAACCCACTTCTGAAAATCTATTCATAG
- a CDS encoding ribonuclease P protein component 4, giving the protein MHILVKKALSNARQKPELAQRQAGMARRISTKYRIKMPYEIRMNFCKKCKMFIVPGVSSRVRLGRSTLKSVRITCSYCNHTYRKVIPKMIYK; this is encoded by the coding sequence ATGCACATCCTAGTAAAGAAGGCGCTGTCCAATGCCAGGCAAAAGCCGGAGCTTGCTCAGAGACAAGCAGGGATGGCAAGAAGAATCAGTACCAAATACCGGATAAAGATGCCCTACGAAATAAGGATGAATTTCTGCAAAAAGTGCAAGATGTTCATCGTGCCCGGTGTCTCCTCCAGAGTCAGACTAGGCAGATCCACGCTAAAGTCGGTACGGATAACCTGCAGCTACTGCAACCACACGTACCGCAAAGTGATTCCTAAAATGATTTATAAATAG
- a CDS encoding L-threonylcarbamoyladenylate synthase — translation MRTVILKINAKKPQISGIRRAASIIRRGNLVAFPTETVYGLGADALNAKAVKKIFVAKGRPADNPLIVHVSDKESVNDLAGDIPQLAEKLISRFWPGPLTIVLKKSKTVPKITTGGLDTVAIRMPKNKIAQALIREAGTPIAAPSANFFGRPSPTLAKHVLDDLDGRISAIIDGGQTRIGIESTVIDLTRKTPMLLRPGRVTLEELQSAIGRVDVHPILKGKKSALVHRSPGMKYKHYSPDAHVILIEGQSALVHKKILKLVQQFGKQGKKVGVITIRGDKYTKNTRRVRTDSEFAANLFKIFRECDSKKIDVILVQGIPRKGIGLGIMNRLSKAARTKIMA, via the coding sequence ATGCGAACGGTGATTCTAAAAATTAATGCAAAAAAGCCGCAGATCTCAGGGATAAGACGCGCCGCGAGCATAATCAGGCGCGGCAACCTTGTCGCATTCCCAACGGAGACTGTTTACGGACTAGGTGCAGACGCGCTGAATGCCAAGGCGGTAAAAAAGATCTTTGTGGCAAAGGGAAGGCCGGCGGACAATCCGCTCATAGTTCACGTTTCTGACAAGGAGAGTGTCAACGATCTTGCAGGGGATATTCCACAGTTGGCAGAAAAACTGATTTCAAGATTCTGGCCCGGACCGCTCACGATAGTGCTAAAAAAATCAAAGACGGTTCCAAAGATTACTACCGGCGGATTGGATACGGTGGCAATCAGGATGCCAAAGAACAAGATCGCCCAGGCGCTCATCAGGGAGGCTGGGACTCCTATTGCTGCACCGTCTGCAAATTTTTTTGGCAGGCCCAGTCCGACTCTGGCAAAACATGTCTTAGACGATCTAGATGGGAGAATAAGTGCGATAATCGACGGGGGACAGACCAGGATTGGAATCGAGTCCACGGTAATAGATCTTACCAGAAAGACTCCGATGCTGCTGCGTCCGGGTAGAGTTACACTTGAGGAGCTGCAAAGTGCTATCGGTAGAGTGGATGTGCATCCGATTCTGAAAGGGAAAAAATCGGCACTGGTCCACCGCTCTCCCGGCATGAAATACAAGCATTATTCCCCCGATGCGCACGTGATTCTAATCGAGGGCCAAAGTGCCCTTGTGCACAAGAAAATTCTCAAGCTGGTGCAACAGTTCGGCAAGCAGGGAAAGAAGGTAGGTGTAATCACCATCCGGGGTGACAAATACACCAAAAACACAAGACGTGTCAGAACAGATTCAGAGTTTGCAGCTAATCTCTTCAAGATTTTCAGGGAGTGTGACTCTAAGAAAATCGACGTGATACTGGTGCAGGGAATACCAAGAAAAGGCATCGGTCTTGGAATAATGAACCGATTGAGTAAGGCAGCACGCACAAAGATCATGGCCTAA
- a CDS encoding ArsR/SmtB family transcription factor — protein sequence MQQMLTIQEDTKKDAILGAISDRYSRIILEATMNAPKTALEISKEQNVPISTVYRRLQALHDAKLLTISGSISDEGKRYFMYKSKIRQIETSFNGSTIDVSVVPN from the coding sequence ATGCAACAAATGCTAACAATACAAGAAGACACAAAAAAGGATGCGATTCTGGGAGCCATTTCTGACCGTTATTCTAGAATAATCCTGGAGGCAACAATGAACGCCCCAAAGACTGCGCTTGAGATAAGCAAGGAGCAAAACGTGCCGATCTCCACGGTGTACCGAAGACTGCAGGCACTACACGACGCAAAACTGCTTACCATCTCTGGCTCCATCAGCGACGAGGGAAAAAGATACTTTATGTACAAAAGCAAAATCAGACAGATTGAAACATCCTTCAACGGAAGCACAATCGACGTCTCCGTAGTCCCAAACTAG
- a CDS encoding PEFG-CTERM sorting domain-containing protein translates to MTTKTIILTLVMISGLLLSTNTAFGHHVSEEIPVSTSPMKMSLVDNQLFVSNLGQREITIIDTTKGEVTGKIETSSGVVAVMAIPERNVVYAATFESGGIDVYDLETKTYLKTIELPNSEITLWYSPGDDKQVYQTFLTGGAALDYNPNNGILYVANYNADYVATIDTATDQVLEEIPVSRHPFALKVDPFTGKVLVANMAGNEITFIVPSEDGKTHTISSTVATGTVPWGIGIDSMEHLAYVTHRGAHHITVLNILDESIVATIPVGDDTQAVTVDTSEREIYVSYLQQNKIVKINGATNEIITTIETGALAWDLVADSATHKIYSSMKGEDKVFVMSPQSIAMTLPVVTMQTPVAYVGEIMVHGQDVEVSEATVDIEKKALIINAQSKDGGTITLSIPRVILDSKQGSADSAFMVYTDDKLVGTDEITGDDKTRIVTIEVPKNTESVTISGTHVIPEFGPLAVIVLVASILSVIVLTKRHSLA, encoded by the coding sequence ATGACAACAAAAACTATCATCTTGACACTAGTTATGATCTCCGGACTCTTGCTTTCCACCAACACAGCTTTTGGACATCATGTATCTGAAGAGATACCTGTAAGCACAAGTCCGATGAAGATGTCACTAGTGGACAACCAACTCTTCGTTTCAAACCTTGGACAGCGGGAGATTACAATAATTGACACCACAAAGGGGGAAGTGACAGGCAAGATCGAGACATCATCAGGAGTCGTGGCAGTAATGGCGATCCCTGAGAGAAACGTAGTGTATGCTGCAACATTTGAGAGCGGAGGAATCGACGTATACGATCTTGAGACGAAAACATACCTCAAGACAATCGAGCTTCCAAATTCCGAGATTACATTGTGGTACTCACCAGGCGATGACAAGCAGGTATACCAGACGTTTCTGACCGGCGGTGCTGCCTTGGACTATAATCCAAACAACGGAATATTGTACGTGGCAAACTACAACGCCGACTATGTCGCAACGATTGACACTGCAACCGACCAGGTACTAGAAGAGATACCTGTATCGAGGCACCCATTTGCACTCAAAGTCGACCCGTTCACTGGCAAAGTGCTGGTGGCAAACATGGCAGGAAACGAGATAACATTCATTGTTCCATCTGAAGACGGAAAGACACATACCATATCAAGCACCGTGGCAACGGGCACGGTTCCATGGGGAATCGGCATTGATTCCATGGAACATCTTGCATATGTGACACACAGAGGAGCACACCATATTACAGTTCTTAACATACTTGACGAGTCAATAGTCGCGACAATTCCTGTTGGAGACGACACGCAAGCAGTAACAGTCGATACAAGCGAGCGCGAGATTTACGTCTCGTATCTACAGCAGAACAAGATAGTAAAGATCAACGGAGCAACAAACGAAATAATCACCACAATAGAAACCGGAGCACTAGCATGGGATCTTGTGGCGGATTCAGCGACGCACAAAATCTATTCCTCCATGAAGGGAGAGGACAAGGTGTTTGTGATGAGCCCGCAATCTATCGCAATGACACTGCCTGTAGTGACAATGCAGACGCCTGTGGCATATGTGGGTGAGATAATGGTGCACGGGCAGGATGTAGAAGTATCAGAGGCCACAGTGGACATCGAAAAGAAGGCGTTAATCATAAATGCGCAATCCAAAGATGGCGGCACTATTACTCTCAGCATACCTCGCGTCATACTTGACTCAAAGCAGGGCTCTGCAGACTCGGCGTTCATGGTATACACGGATGACAAGCTGGTAGGCACAGATGAAATTACAGGAGACGACAAAACAAGGATTGTCACAATAGAGGTTCCAAAAAACACCGAGAGTGTTACAATATCTGGTACCCACGTGATCCCTGAATTCGGCCCTCTTGCAGTCATAGTGCTGGTAGCCAGCATATTGAGTGTAATAGTACTGACGAAGCGACATTCGCTCGCCTAA
- a CDS encoding universal stress protein, which yields MGNKYRSILVPYDGSSYSKKSLTEAIEIAKKFNSDLYLLAVVDPTTVAPPSFYLKPGSAVGISRFGEYLNSAISKTDLLLRDQVIKCKDNDVTADYEVLAGSPASVILQFAKKRKIDLIVMGSQGLSGIKRIKAIGSISRKVSEQAACPVLLVR from the coding sequence ATGGGCAACAAGTACCGGAGCATTCTGGTTCCATACGACGGATCCTCGTACTCTAAAAAGTCCCTGACAGAGGCAATTGAAATAGCAAAAAAATTCAACTCGGATCTGTACCTGCTTGCGGTAGTAGACCCCACAACCGTTGCGCCGCCAAGCTTTTACCTAAAGCCTGGCTCCGCGGTGGGAATAAGCAGATTCGGAGAGTACCTAAATTCAGCAATATCCAAGACGGATCTGCTTTTGCGTGACCAGGTCATAAAGTGCAAAGACAACGACGTCACGGCTGACTATGAGGTCTTGGCAGGCTCTCCTGCGTCAGTAATACTGCAGTTTGCCAAAAAAAGAAAAATTGACCTAATCGTGATGGGAAGCCAGGGGCTGTCCGGAATCAAAAGGATAAAGGCAATAGGCAGCATCAGCAGAAAGGTATCAGAGCAGGCTGCTTGTCCAGTATTGCTGGTGCGATAA